In Synechococcus sp. CC9616, the following are encoded in one genomic region:
- a CDS encoding homoserine dehydrogenase — translation MGSRIGVGLLGLGTVGGGVASILLSPDERHPLVADLDLVRVAVRDLDRPRPVDLSADQLTKDPEAVVNDPSVDVVVEVIGGIEPARSLILKAISNGKSVVTANKAVIARHGREIADAAAAAGVYVLIEAAVGGGIPIIEPLKQSLGGNRINRVSGIINGTTNYILTRMATEGVAYDDVIAEAQRLGYAEADPAADVDGLDAADKIAILAALAFGGAIDRSGVPTEGISSLQGRDVEYASQLGYGVKLLAVAERMTDQGATDVLPLSLRVQPTLVPTDHPLAGVNGVNNAILVEGDPIGRVMFYGPGAGAGPTASAVVADILNIAGVRHASEAAGRLDPLLAADSWRQCKLVDPGDVRQKHYVRFHTSDTPGVIGRIGSCFGDRDVSIQSIVQFRANEAGAEIVVITHDVTQKQMDDALKEIQSMPEISGMAAHLGCL, via the coding sequence ATGGGGTCGAGGATCGGCGTAGGACTGCTTGGCTTGGGCACGGTGGGCGGTGGAGTGGCGTCGATCCTGCTGTCCCCCGATGAGCGACATCCTTTGGTCGCAGATCTGGACCTGGTTCGGGTGGCGGTGAGGGATCTCGACCGTCCAAGACCGGTCGACCTATCAGCGGATCAGCTCACCAAGGATCCTGAGGCCGTCGTGAACGATCCCAGCGTGGATGTGGTCGTGGAGGTGATCGGAGGGATCGAGCCGGCGCGCAGCCTGATCCTGAAGGCCATTAGCAATGGTAAATCCGTTGTCACGGCCAACAAAGCCGTGATCGCACGTCATGGCCGCGAAATTGCCGATGCTGCAGCAGCTGCCGGCGTGTACGTGCTGATCGAAGCCGCCGTCGGTGGTGGCATCCCGATCATCGAACCGCTGAAACAGTCCCTGGGAGGGAACCGGATCAACAGAGTCAGCGGCATCATCAACGGCACCACCAACTACATCCTCACGCGCATGGCCACCGAGGGGGTGGCCTATGACGACGTGATTGCCGAGGCTCAGCGTCTCGGGTATGCCGAAGCCGATCCGGCCGCCGATGTCGACGGTCTCGATGCCGCCGACAAGATCGCAATCCTTGCCGCCCTGGCATTCGGAGGCGCCATCGATCGCAGTGGGGTTCCCACCGAAGGCATCAGTAGCTTGCAGGGTCGCGACGTGGAGTACGCCTCACAGCTTGGCTATGGCGTCAAGCTGCTGGCGGTGGCTGAGCGGATGACCGATCAGGGTGCGACTGACGTGCTGCCACTGTCGCTTCGGGTCCAGCCCACGCTGGTACCAACGGACCATCCCCTGGCTGGAGTGAATGGTGTGAACAACGCCATCCTGGTGGAGGGAGATCCCATTGGACGCGTGATGTTCTACGGCCCGGGTGCCGGTGCCGGTCCAACCGCCTCCGCTGTGGTGGCGGACATCCTCAACATTGCCGGTGTTCGCCATGCGAGTGAGGCTGCCGGTCGGCTGGACCCGCTTCTGGCCGCCGACAGCTGGCGACAATGCAAGCTCGTCGATCCCGGCGACGTGCGTCAGAAGCACTATGTCCGTTTCCACACAAGCGACACCCCCGGCGTCATCGGACGGATCGGCAGTTGCTTCGGAGATCGCGATGTTTCGATTCAGTCCATCGTCCAGTTCAGAGCAAACGAAGCTGGCGCGGAAATCGTGGTGATCACCCACGACGTGACCCAAAAACAAATGGACGATGCCCTGAAGGAAATCCAATCCATGCCTGAAATTTCGGGCATGGCAGCCCATCTGGGCTGTCTCTGA
- a CDS encoding SufE family protein, translating to MTPGTGSEALDRMVERLGGTADPKRRYEYVLWLAKKLDPLPPDQQTDDIKVRGCVSQVFVRGDLNNGVMRWKGDSDALITKGLLALLIQGLDGLTPDQVQAIDPAFIAATGLQASLTPSRANGFLNILKMMQNQAKALEGEAPID from the coding sequence ATGACCCCCGGCACCGGCAGCGAGGCCCTCGATCGCATGGTGGAGCGTCTCGGCGGAACGGCGGATCCGAAACGTCGCTACGAGTACGTCCTCTGGCTCGCCAAGAAACTCGATCCGCTGCCGCCGGATCAACAGACCGACGACATCAAGGTGCGGGGCTGCGTTTCCCAGGTGTTTGTTCGGGGTGATTTGAACAACGGCGTGATGCGTTGGAAAGGTGATTCCGACGCCTTGATCACGAAGGGCCTGCTGGCTCTTTTGATCCAGGGACTCGATGGATTGACACCAGATCAGGTGCAAGCCATCGATCCCGCCTTCATCGCAGCGACAGGTCTTCAGGCCAGCCTTACGCCCTCGCGTGCCAATGGCTTCCTGAACATCCTGAAAATGATGCAGAACCAGGCCAAAGCGCTCGAGGGTGAAGCCCCTATCGATTAA
- a CDS encoding 5-formyltetrahydrofolate cyclo-ligase, whose amino-acid sequence MSADARSKQDLRRHYRALRQQRNDETIRSWVLELLLPSSGKGRFRPEAGRLGLYWPLPGEPDLMPLLPTLRGWKLALPCSEGQGGLSYRAWDGRPLEGRDGCGIPAPVDQPPLEPPQLQLLLVPALAVDQRGMRLGYGGGDYDRLRAKPQWADLPAWVVLPQACLSHALLPREPWDLPFSGWITEEGPGPNGQ is encoded by the coding sequence GTGAGCGCAGACGCTCGTAGCAAACAAGACCTGAGGCGCCACTACCGCGCTCTCCGCCAGCAGCGCAATGACGAGACCATTCGCTCTTGGGTTCTGGAGTTGCTGCTGCCATCAAGCGGCAAAGGACGCTTCCGCCCTGAGGCTGGCCGCCTTGGGCTCTACTGGCCGCTGCCAGGCGAACCGGATCTGATGCCGCTCCTGCCGACACTGCGGGGATGGAAACTGGCGTTGCCCTGCAGTGAAGGACAGGGGGGCCTGAGCTATCGCGCCTGGGATGGCAGGCCACTGGAAGGGCGCGACGGTTGCGGCATTCCCGCACCTGTCGACCAGCCCCCACTGGAGCCTCCTCAACTTCAGCTGTTGCTCGTTCCTGCCCTCGCTGTGGATCAGAGGGGTATGCGGCTGGGCTATGGCGGGGGGGATTACGACCGCCTGCGTGCCAAGCCGCAATGGGCTGATCTGCCGGCCTGGGTGGTGTTGCCCCAAGCCTGCCTCAGCCATGCGCTGCTGCCGAGAGAGCCATGGGATCTGCCATTCAGCGGCTGGATCACGGAAGAGGGGCCTGGCCCGAACGGCCAATGA
- a CDS encoding alpha/beta hydrolase, whose product MSHSADLEETGSTTAEVQGFLRGRSAGRQLAMGLLSSLLFFNAGLWPSRAADRLEVEIDDVVLPVKVSDLGAWVRSEGKSRSELKTWLLLLDEDSRAGLMRLLEAPVLTRRSLGQQILRSWAAGPLLDALRELIRVEGSRLVSSEEVLATLESLLRRRKSVSTLDLLEALPSERLRLDLDALVLAASRWRRQMERHQRLTSNLASSLSVRRPLDQQMQLPSGSPTTAISMNTLQLPAAHRPGGLRVQLWMPPNSPESSEGVWVLLMPGLGGDPEHFHWLARALAEQGWPVAVLEHPGSDAAAVQALLEGRQPFLGAKALRQRLQDMDVVIRSQRSGALTIPGERVVLIGHSLGALTALLATGISPVDGLSDRCSDALEDLPLTNLSVLLQCELAAAGVLKPPPPIPSVQAVVGLNSFGSLIWPSTPAVSIGQPLLLIGGTLDLITPPLSEQLELLDALGSHPASRAVIVEGASHFSPIRVEGQPGAANANDLFKLSEELVGVQPLVVQQLMMNELITFLRQVEMSEPMGASEHLQTGSIRWHRLNRRDARGLVERSQ is encoded by the coding sequence GTGTCACATTCCGCAGACCTGGAGGAAACTGGTTCCACCACCGCAGAGGTTCAGGGATTCTTGCGCGGACGCTCAGCAGGACGACAACTGGCAATGGGATTGTTGAGCAGTCTGCTGTTCTTCAACGCAGGACTGTGGCCTTCCAGGGCAGCTGATCGCCTGGAAGTCGAGATTGATGACGTGGTGCTTCCTGTCAAGGTGAGTGACCTTGGCGCCTGGGTTCGTTCCGAAGGGAAAAGCCGTTCTGAGTTGAAGACCTGGCTGTTGCTGCTGGATGAGGACAGCAGGGCTGGCCTGATGCGCCTTCTGGAGGCGCCTGTTCTCACCCGGCGCAGCCTTGGTCAGCAGATCCTGCGCAGTTGGGCCGCAGGTCCGTTGCTCGATGCCTTGCGTGAGTTGATTCGTGTGGAGGGCAGTCGCCTGGTCAGCAGTGAAGAGGTGCTGGCCACACTCGAATCGTTGCTGCGCCGCCGGAAGAGTGTTTCGACCCTCGATCTGCTGGAAGCCCTGCCCAGCGAACGGCTGAGGCTCGATCTCGATGCTCTGGTGTTGGCAGCATCCCGTTGGCGCCGGCAGATGGAGCGCCATCAGCGACTGACCTCGAATCTGGCGAGCTCCCTGTCGGTAAGGCGACCGCTGGATCAGCAGATGCAACTGCCGTCTGGATCGCCCACGACTGCGATCTCGATGAACACGTTGCAGCTGCCCGCTGCGCATCGACCGGGGGGACTCAGGGTTCAGCTCTGGATGCCGCCGAACAGCCCTGAATCCTCCGAGGGAGTCTGGGTGCTGCTGATGCCTGGCCTTGGAGGGGACCCGGAGCATTTCCACTGGCTGGCCAGAGCCCTGGCGGAGCAAGGCTGGCCGGTGGCAGTCCTTGAGCATCCAGGCAGCGATGCAGCTGCTGTTCAAGCGCTTTTGGAAGGACGCCAGCCGTTCCTGGGTGCCAAGGCGCTTCGCCAGCGGCTGCAGGACATGGACGTGGTGATCCGCTCTCAGCGCTCCGGTGCGCTGACGATCCCCGGTGAACGGGTGGTCCTGATCGGTCATTCCCTTGGGGCACTGACGGCGCTTCTGGCCACTGGCATCTCCCCTGTCGATGGGCTGTCCGACCGCTGCAGCGACGCGCTGGAGGATTTACCGCTCACCAATCTCTCGGTGCTGTTGCAGTGTGAGTTGGCGGCAGCGGGCGTCTTGAAGCCGCCGCCACCGATTCCATCTGTACAGGCTGTCGTGGGGCTCAACAGCTTTGGAAGCCTGATTTGGCCGTCGACTCCTGCGGTTTCAATCGGCCAGCCGCTGCTGTTGATAGGCGGCACGCTTGATCTCATCACGCCGCCGCTGAGTGAGCAGCTGGAGCTTCTGGACGCACTCGGATCCCACCCAGCCAGCCGCGCCGTGATCGTTGAGGGAGCCAGTCACTTCTCTCCGATTCGCGTGGAGGGGCAACCCGGAGCAGCCAACGCCAATGACCTGTTCAAGCTGAGTGAGGAACTGGTGGGTGTTCAGCCCCTTGTGGTTCAGCAGCTGATGATGAATGAACTGATCACCTTCCTGAGGCAGGTGGAGATGTCTGAACCCATGGGGGCATCGGAGCATCTGCAGACAGGCTCGATCCGATGGCACCGCCTGAACCGCCGAGATGCCAGGGGTCTGGTTGAGCGAAGTCAGTAG
- a CDS encoding MFS transporter → MTPMVFHAIDFSASQVGSGLALSALVGTVVRFLSGALLDRGLSCSWPVRITTILAVLADITLFRANSYSGFVIGEILLGSAAGLYWPAIELAVPLSCGSVPSGRGYALVRSADALGFGIGALFGSLCAWLGMLRLIYGVEAICMIAVLLLISLYPLLDERRTASEQRLQDDSEERLNLTWLIPLLPVLAISIVATGILSLEQSALPIDLVRGGLERPGLSETSSGGLIALQLTLLVILQWPVGRWLADRSVGFGLGLSLSSFSVACLLLGLSALTSTGTTLVVLALLPMALAQAAFLPTATEAVIEETPPQHRGLAMALFSQCFAISAIVAPLIGGTLLDRQGHGLLLWIGMAAACLAMLPTAYQLRPRFDSSGSQKHLVDAVAGNPGPLGS, encoded by the coding sequence ATGACCCCGATGGTGTTCCACGCCATCGACTTCTCTGCAAGTCAGGTCGGCAGTGGCCTGGCGCTGTCCGCCCTTGTCGGAACCGTGGTGCGGTTCCTGAGCGGAGCACTTCTCGATCGTGGCTTGTCCTGTTCCTGGCCGGTGAGAATCACCACCATCCTGGCCGTGCTTGCTGACATCACCCTCTTCCGGGCGAACAGTTACAGCGGATTTGTCATTGGTGAAATTCTTCTGGGCTCGGCGGCTGGGCTTTATTGGCCTGCGATTGAACTGGCCGTGCCCCTCAGCTGCGGATCGGTTCCGTCCGGACGCGGATATGCGCTTGTCAGGAGCGCTGATGCCCTCGGTTTCGGCATCGGTGCCCTGTTTGGCTCTCTGTGCGCCTGGCTGGGGATGCTGCGACTGATCTACGGAGTCGAGGCGATCTGCATGATCGCTGTCTTGCTGTTGATCAGCCTGTACCCCTTGCTGGATGAGCGCAGAACAGCTTCTGAGCAGCGACTCCAGGATGACTCCGAGGAGCGCCTCAACCTCACCTGGCTGATACCACTCCTGCCGGTTCTGGCCATCAGCATCGTCGCAACGGGCATCCTGTCGCTCGAGCAGAGCGCCCTACCGATCGATCTTGTCCGTGGCGGTCTTGAGCGACCCGGATTGAGTGAAACGTCCAGTGGCGGGCTGATCGCGCTACAACTCACCTTGTTGGTGATCCTGCAGTGGCCGGTCGGTCGCTGGCTGGCAGATCGGAGCGTGGGATTCGGCCTGGGCCTCAGTTTGTCCAGCTTCAGCGTGGCCTGTCTGTTGCTGGGGCTATCAGCACTGACCTCAACAGGAACCACGTTGGTGGTGCTGGCCTTGCTGCCGATGGCTCTTGCTCAGGCCGCTTTCTTGCCGACAGCGACGGAAGCGGTGATTGAGGAAACCCCTCCCCAGCATCGTGGGCTTGCGATGGCGTTGTTCTCCCAGTGCTTCGCCATTAGCGCCATCGTTGCCCCTCTGATCGGCGGCACGCTTCTGGACAGACAGGGCCATGGCCTGCTGCTCTGGATCGGCATGGCAGCGGCTTGCTTAGCCATGCTCCCAACGGCATACCAACTCAGACCTCGTTTCGACAGCTCAGGGAGTCAGAAACATCTTGTCGATGCTGTAGCAGGGAATCCAGGCCCGCTTGGGAGTTAA
- a CDS encoding ABC transporter substrate-binding protein — translation MLHRTGIRLLTVIGLCISQAACTAPRGDIRLTVASAGRISSLDPAQANGGSTIQLLSALGDPLYVLDTKGELEPRLASALPEISPDGRTVTIPLRQDVLFHDGTRFDAEAMAFSLRRFLSIGTLSYVVGDRIASIDVADPYTLRLNLNRRSTSLEGLLTSLNLTPISPTAYGKHEDRFLHDRFVGTGPYRLTSFSEHQQRLEPFDRYWGTPPKNNGLDLITLSNSTALYGALRSGEVDVLLSASIDEDQRHALHQLAETGALHEGIGPATGIGYITLLSNAEPLKDQRLRRALALSLNREEISKRVSYGLRTPLRSLVPPGLPGGGQPSWPSHDPQAARRLLNEAGYCQGKFLTIPLTFRSNVPADKLLALTWQAQVQRDLPDCLVLNLDGVESTTIYRQLDKGAYKSVILDWSGQYPDPEAYLTPLLSCIASEGDICLDGEAAISGSFWSTPGLEKSLQASDALRGPARLAPLQRVEELTATGAAYIPVWLEAPRAWGQTDLSTPEFDGSGRVLLHQLRRDS, via the coding sequence GTGCTGCATCGGACCGGGATCCGCCTCCTGACGGTCATTGGCCTCTGCATCAGCCAGGCAGCCTGCACGGCTCCCCGCGGGGACATCCGCTTAACGGTTGCATCAGCTGGCCGCATCAGTTCGCTCGATCCAGCCCAGGCGAACGGCGGCAGCACCATCCAGCTGCTCAGTGCTCTGGGGGATCCCCTCTACGTCCTGGACACCAAGGGGGAACTGGAGCCTCGCCTGGCATCTGCACTCCCCGAGATCAGTCCTGATGGGCGCACCGTCACGATTCCGCTGCGCCAGGACGTTCTCTTCCACGACGGCACGCGTTTCGATGCAGAGGCGATGGCCTTCAGCCTGCGCCGCTTCCTGAGCATTGGAACCCTCAGTTACGTCGTCGGCGACAGGATCGCCTCGATTGATGTAGCGGATCCCTACACACTTCGCCTCAACCTCAACCGCCGCTCCACCTCGCTGGAAGGACTGCTCACCTCGCTCAACCTGACGCCGATTTCACCCACGGCCTACGGCAAACATGAGGACCGCTTCCTGCATGACCGATTCGTCGGCACCGGTCCTTACCGCCTCACCAGTTTCAGCGAACACCAGCAACGCCTTGAACCCTTTGATCGCTATTGGGGAACGCCTCCGAAGAACAACGGACTCGATCTGATCACACTGAGCAATTCCACAGCCCTCTACGGAGCCCTGCGCAGTGGCGAAGTGGATGTGCTTCTCTCTGCCTCGATTGATGAGGACCAGCGTCATGCCCTTCATCAGCTTGCCGAAACCGGGGCTTTGCACGAGGGGATCGGCCCTGCCACAGGCATCGGCTACATCACGCTGCTCAGCAACGCCGAGCCGTTGAAGGACCAACGCCTGCGCCGCGCCCTGGCCCTCAGCCTCAATCGGGAGGAAATCAGCAAGCGCGTGAGTTACGGACTGAGAACTCCGCTGAGGTCTCTCGTTCCACCGGGCTTACCCGGTGGCGGTCAGCCCAGCTGGCCCAGCCATGATCCGCAGGCCGCAAGACGGCTTCTGAACGAGGCGGGATACTGCCAGGGCAAGTTTCTCACCATCCCGCTGACCTTCCGCTCCAACGTTCCTGCCGACAAACTGCTGGCGCTGACGTGGCAGGCCCAGGTCCAGCGAGACCTGCCGGACTGTCTTGTGCTCAACCTTGATGGGGTGGAGTCGACAACCATCTACCGCCAGCTGGACAAGGGGGCTTACAAGTCGGTCATCCTTGACTGGAGTGGCCAGTATCCCGACCCAGAGGCCTATCTCACACCGCTGCTGAGCTGCATCGCTTCAGAGGGAGACATCTGTCTCGATGGTGAAGCTGCAATCAGTGGCAGTTTCTGGTCGACGCCGGGGCTTGAGAAGTCATTGCAGGCCAGTGATGCCTTGCGAGGACCGGCACGCCTCGCCCCCCTGCAGAGGGTGGAGGAGCTGACAGCCACAGGGGCTGCTTACATTCCCGTTTGGCTGGAAGCTCCGAGGGCATGGGGCCAAACCGACTTGAGCACGCCTGAATTTGATGGCAGCGGACGGGTTCTGCTGCATCAACTCAGGAGAGACAGCTGA
- a CDS encoding class I SAM-dependent methyltransferase, translating to MSNSPDHGWFEAVADTYQSCRPGYPKALFRWLADQAPGRQCCWDAACGSGQASVGLAAEFQRVEGTDLSPAQIAAAPAHERIHYRVATAEQSGLEAASLDAVVVAAAIHWIDVPLFNQEVKRVLKPGGLLAWLGYDPLQGAPEPLQLWLDALYHERLQGLWPPERIHVDHRYADLPFPVRSQIVPETLRIELNWTANQLLGFISTWSALRSNDHQGLDLMATLRQELKTLWPPDQKQLSLHLPLMGRWGLLQ from the coding sequence ATGAGCAACAGCCCAGATCACGGTTGGTTTGAGGCCGTAGCCGACACCTATCAAAGCTGCCGCCCTGGCTATCCCAAGGCCCTTTTTCGTTGGCTGGCAGATCAAGCTCCAGGCCGTCAGTGCTGCTGGGACGCGGCCTGCGGCAGCGGGCAGGCCAGCGTCGGCCTGGCCGCTGAATTTCAGCGGGTGGAAGGAACCGACCTCAGCCCAGCACAGATCGCGGCCGCGCCTGCCCATGAACGCATTCACTACCGGGTGGCGACAGCTGAACAGAGTGGTCTTGAAGCCGCGAGCCTCGATGCCGTGGTGGTGGCTGCCGCAATCCACTGGATCGATGTGCCGCTCTTCAACCAGGAAGTGAAACGGGTGCTGAAGCCCGGCGGTTTACTGGCTTGGCTGGGCTACGACCCGCTGCAGGGAGCGCCCGAACCACTGCAGCTCTGGCTGGATGCGCTGTATCACGAGCGTTTGCAGGGGTTATGGCCGCCCGAACGCATCCATGTGGATCACCGTTATGCCGATCTGCCCTTTCCAGTGAGAAGCCAAATCGTTCCTGAAACCCTGCGCATTGAACTGAATTGGACAGCGAATCAACTGCTGGGTTTCATCAGTACGTGGTCGGCCCTGCGCAGCAATGACCATCAAGGCCTGGACCTAATGGCCACTCTGCGGCAGGAGCTCAAAACGCTCTGGCCGCCTGATCAGAAGCAGTTATCGCTGCATCTGCCTTTGATGGGGCGCTGGGGCCTGCTGCAGTGA
- a CDS encoding ABC transporter permease, with translation MGRARELLRYSATRLGLAPVMLWLIATLVFLLLRVAPGDPVDAVLGSRAPAAAKAAMRARLGLDQSLLDQYLSYLQGLLQGDLGQALINQEPVRTIIGRTLPASLELSVIALIAAAVIGLSIGFSGIARPEGKLDLSGRLYGLGTYALPPFWVAMLVQLLFAVSLGWFPVGGRFPPSLLPPEGSGFYLFDSIRCADWAALRGAIRHIVLPAGTLALLLSGTFTTALRLNLRRTLRSDYVEAARSRGLSEQQVVLRHGLPNALLPVLTIAGITVASLIGGALLIEVTFSWPGIALRLQEAINQRDYPVVQGIVVVIAALVVLVSVAVDLLVAALDPRIRY, from the coding sequence ATGGGACGCGCTCGCGAGCTTCTCCGCTATAGCGCCACTCGGCTCGGCCTCGCTCCTGTGATGCTCTGGCTGATCGCCACGTTGGTATTTCTGCTGCTGAGGGTGGCACCGGGGGATCCGGTGGATGCCGTTCTTGGCAGCCGAGCTCCGGCAGCGGCCAAGGCTGCGATGCGCGCGCGACTCGGCCTCGACCAGTCCTTGCTGGATCAATACCTCAGCTACCTGCAAGGTCTGCTGCAGGGGGATCTGGGGCAGGCGTTGATCAACCAGGAGCCCGTGAGAACAATCATCGGGCGCACGTTGCCTGCCAGCCTGGAACTCAGCGTGATCGCCTTGATCGCCGCTGCAGTGATCGGTCTGAGCATTGGCTTCAGTGGGATCGCCCGACCGGAAGGGAAGCTGGATCTCTCAGGGCGCCTTTACGGACTGGGAACTTACGCCCTGCCACCGTTCTGGGTTGCCATGCTGGTGCAGCTGCTGTTCGCGGTCAGCCTTGGATGGTTCCCGGTGGGAGGCCGATTCCCGCCCAGCCTTTTACCGCCGGAGGGCAGCGGGTTTTATCTCTTCGACAGCATCCGATGCGCCGACTGGGCGGCTCTGCGTGGGGCCATTCGCCACATTGTTTTGCCGGCTGGAACGCTTGCCCTGCTGCTGAGTGGAACCTTCACCACCGCCCTGCGATTGAATCTGCGACGAACCCTTCGGAGTGACTACGTCGAGGCCGCCCGCAGCCGTGGCCTGAGCGAACAACAGGTGGTGCTGCGCCATGGTCTTCCCAATGCCCTGCTGCCTGTGCTCACCATCGCCGGCATCACCGTCGCATCCTTGATTGGGGGCGCCCTGCTGATCGAAGTGACCTTTTCCTGGCCGGGCATCGCCCTGCGCCTCCAGGAAGCGATTAACCAGCGTGACTATCCCGTTGTTCAGGGGATTGTGGTGGTGATCGCAGCACTGGTGGTGCTGGTCAGCGTTGCTGTGGATCTGCTGGTGGCCGCCCTCGATCCAAGAATCCGCTACTGA
- the ruvC gene encoding crossover junction endodeoxyribonuclease RuvC encodes MRILGIDPGLARVGYGVIDTGNGTQQMLDCGIIRTDPGRSDGDRMVEIAADLRQLIRIWRPELAAVEKFFFYRSSNTINVVQARGVVMMTLARFKVPVVEFPPMQIKLAVAGFGHAEKDEVLDAVMRELNLSEPPRPDDAADALAVALTGWYQR; translated from the coding sequence ATGCGAATCCTTGGCATCGACCCGGGCCTCGCCCGGGTGGGCTACGGGGTCATCGACACGGGCAACGGAACCCAGCAGATGCTGGATTGCGGCATTATCCGCACCGATCCAGGTCGATCCGATGGCGATCGCATGGTGGAGATTGCGGCGGATCTTCGACAACTCATCCGCATCTGGCGACCTGAGCTGGCAGCCGTTGAGAAATTCTTCTTTTACCGCTCCAGCAACACGATCAACGTGGTGCAGGCCAGGGGAGTGGTGATGATGACCCTGGCTCGGTTCAAGGTGCCGGTGGTGGAGTTTCCACCAATGCAGATCAAGCTGGCCGTGGCTGGCTTTGGCCACGCGGAAAAGGATGAAGTGCTGGATGCGGTGATGCGGGAACTCAACCTGTCTGAACCACCACGACCGGATGATGCCGCCGATGCACTGGCTGTCGCGCTCACTGGTTGGTATCAGCGATGA
- the bchI gene encoding magnesium chelatase ATPase subunit I produces the protein MSAPRKRRVFPFTAVIGQEEMKLALLLNVIDPRIGGVMIMGDRGTGKSTTIRALADLLPDIDVVAGDPYNSSPSDPDLQSSEIRQQLEEGQNLTTEPRQVPMVDLPLGATEDRLCGTIDIEKALSEGVRAFEPGLLAKANRGLLYVDEVNLLDDHLVDVLLDSAASGWNTVEREGVSVRHPARFVLIGSGNPEEGELRPQLLDRFGMSVEVRTVRDPELRVQVVDQRTAFDRDPDGFSTAVEGNQKALQDRVVEAQQRLDAVSIDEDLRLRIAAVCGELNVDGLRGDIVTNRAARALAAFEGRVEVSEEDVARVASCCLRHRLRKDPLEQVDSGERVVKVFCKVFERSESTDRADFELAIAA, from the coding sequence GTGAGTGCACCCCGGAAGCGCAGGGTCTTCCCCTTCACGGCCGTGATCGGTCAGGAAGAGATGAAGCTGGCGCTTCTCCTGAATGTGATCGATCCGCGCATCGGCGGCGTGATGATCATGGGCGATCGGGGTACCGGTAAGTCCACCACCATCCGGGCTCTGGCTGACTTGCTGCCGGACATCGACGTCGTAGCTGGCGATCCTTACAACAGCTCTCCCAGCGATCCGGATCTGCAGAGCAGCGAAATCCGTCAACAGCTTGAAGAGGGGCAAAACCTGACAACGGAACCGCGCCAGGTCCCGATGGTGGATCTCCCGCTCGGGGCCACGGAGGATCGACTGTGCGGAACGATCGATATCGAGAAGGCGCTCAGTGAGGGCGTGCGTGCCTTTGAACCCGGATTGCTGGCCAAAGCCAATCGCGGATTGCTGTACGTCGACGAGGTGAACCTTCTCGACGATCATCTGGTTGACGTTCTGCTTGATTCAGCGGCCTCCGGCTGGAACACGGTTGAACGCGAGGGCGTTTCGGTGCGTCACCCCGCCCGGTTTGTGCTGATCGGCTCCGGCAACCCGGAAGAGGGAGAGCTGCGTCCCCAGCTGCTCGATCGATTCGGCATGAGCGTCGAAGTCCGCACCGTTCGCGATCCCGAACTGCGCGTTCAGGTGGTGGACCAGCGCACCGCTTTTGATCGCGATCCCGACGGATTCAGCACGGCAGTGGAAGGAAATCAGAAAGCTCTCCAGGATCGTGTGGTGGAGGCCCAGCAACGGCTCGATGCGGTGAGCATCGATGAGGATCTGCGCCTGCGGATCGCAGCGGTCTGCGGCGAGCTGAATGTTGATGGCTTACGAGGCGACATCGTGACCAATCGTGCCGCCAGAGCCCTGGCTGCATTTGAAGGTCGCGTGGAGGTGAGTGAAGAGGATGTGGCACGGGTCGCCTCCTGTTGCCTACGCCATCGATTGCGGAAGGATCCCCTGGAACAGGTGGATTCCGGCGAACGGGTCGTGAAAGTGTTCTGCAAGGTGTTCGAACGCAGCGAAAGCACTGATCGCGCCGACTTTGAACTGGCTATCGCCGCCTGA